One part of the Anopheles coustani chromosome 2, idAnoCousDA_361_x.2, whole genome shotgun sequence genome encodes these proteins:
- the LOC131265007 gene encoding uncharacterized protein LOC131265007 — protein MLFGRSSLALLVLCTFAVSLEGLSHPRRLDRSKLNLQEEYSGLKEVRVPRVSSQYRLPNETTPESYVLELHSNIHQRDFTYTGTVTVQILVLQATRSIVLNSRGVGIVSVSVHNANQNVVPIEAIDVDPERELLTIRTNVEFAQGARLQLTIRFENVLRDDVSGFFRASYYAEGVERFAAITQFQPVDARTAFPCYDEPGIRATFTIIINSGVDMKVHSNMPVASVKIIGNGIKQTRFQTTPRMPTYLVAFAITDGFLSTRTTLRSPPSTINMEVLAPPGTTASAQAYGLTSGAAAIRAVEQYFNQTYDLPKLDQLAVPALYFGAMENWGLVIYAEPYLLYDEATGTNRDKENVIATIVHEFVHQLLGNLLTPHWWSDLFLSEGFATLYEYYLTSELEPSIRFRETFTIEALQTALLVDSNINIRPISYEVDTRRDVERMFDIISYQKAGSVLRMFHHALGERTFQKGMRRYINTNKDKSVTPDDLFASLQSAAQEDAVLPVSYDVASLMRPWIYQSGYPLVTVELHGDELVFRQEHYLNADITTSSDRTWWIPIAYDLLTAGTTQRKQLWIPQGTSQVTWPEPAVTENTLILLNPHQIAYYRVNYDVNLWERLIRHLISDPTSIPPASRGQLLDDCFKLFQTERNDATILFSLLQYIGQEVDAIPWTVALAADNLGVLQGALIPDRSAYEAFATFVAAQITNVFNLVRFDAGPDDAHELQQLRSTVIEWSCRMGLAACRTVALSRMLDDFTGAVSIPAYLKRSVYCGGATIASLEQLEALWLRLETVTDYRERAFIIDTLACAEDATFLDALLLSILERPTMYLSGEWEMVLTAVYQQSAIGYDAVDHWLSRNFLDILQSIASEPAFLDILADIERRADNIGRYYELIQLLKLLQLETYIDRGIFEYTGTLQIEIKVVKPTDQIVLHSVRSVIKSLKLLNSVQNQIPIKGYVFDKEKEFLVINVGEVVQPTSGTYMLDIAFTNTIDRYDRAGFYRSSYVSANGTTRHLGLTQFEPIDARTAFPCYDEPGIKATFEIVVTCGLEYHVRSNTPGKSTVDGDRKIFKFEKTPPMQTYLVAWLVSDFVGEEATLPQTMLTVATWAKPQSANLLTFSVNASKRFIPVMERYFNERYSLSKIDNVAIPDSDYANGAMENWGLVTYRESMVLFDPLKHGFSRQVVVVETIAHEYIHQFFGNLLAPKWWSFLWLNEGLARFYECYIGSLSHPDLIHRELFVADTMQKAFNVDKWPNVIPMTHYDETRHGIKHRFNNVVYDKAASVLRMMHYALGERTFQKGLRYYLQQNKPRGVVEESNLFDSLDQAAKEDKALPANLSMHEIFGSWSNQAGVPIVSVRRNRSEFYFTQTRYYAEPQEDPLNSSWWIPISFSTQSNTAYEKLPAFWMPPHISEVSYSIPLAEGETVTFNPHSTGYYRISYEEPLLDELIQRLTTDHGSIQPAARARLIDDTLNIAYRDGGDYSAALKLMSYLRDETDYVPWVVAYENLRYLKTMLRGDAKASEMLQTFTEQLAAPLLEKYSFAKRSHESANDEELRSIAIELACSASESCKSAENFYNANDRALVCSGLRLARADERNEIAEKMSRGMESQSNDLSARTYIEEVVDCTGHNVQGVQYLFELEESVRSKSLYHLIVGMKVTPSSVIHTLHAEISQRQSDFKPATIAQFLLELSHYVTDPSEIDLFRSAVSNTAPSVVSAIDYKLQANRKWIDRNVKPLTAALSQILAQ, from the exons ATGCTGTTCGGACGGAGCAGCCTGGCGCTGTTGGTACTGTGCACCTTTGCGGTATCTCTCGAAGGACTTTCGCACCCAAGACGCCTAGATCGTAGCAAACTGAACCTGCAGGAGGAGTACTCAGGGCTCAAGGAAGTGCGAGTTCCGAGGGTTTCGTCACAGTACCGTCTGCCGAACGAGACCACACCGGAGAGTTACGTTCTGGAGTTGCACTCCAACATACACCAGCGGGATTTCACCTACACCGGAACGGTGACGGTGCAGATTCTCGTGCTACAGGCAACTCGATCGATCGTCCTGAATTCCCGCGGAGTTGGCATCGTGAGTGTATCGGTACACAATGCCAACCAGAACGTGGTTCCCATCGAAGCCATCGACGTCGATCCCGAACGGGAACTGCTGACGATTCGAACCAACGTCGAGTTCGCCCAGGGCGCTCGGTTACAGCTGACGATTCGCTTCGAGAATGTCCTCCGTGACGACGTGTCCGGGTTCTTCCGGGCCTCGTACTACGCGGAGGGTGTGGAGCGTTTTGCCGCAATCACCCAGTTCCAGCCGGTCGACGCTCGTACCGCGTTCCCGTGCTACGACGAACCGGGCATTCGGGCAACGTTtacaatcatcatcaacagTGGCGTTGATATGAAAGTTCACTCCAATATGCCAGTAGCTTCGGTGAAGATAAT TGGCAACGGTATTAAACAGACGCGCTTCCAAACGACCCCACGAATGCCGACGTACCTGGTCGCGTTTGCGATAACCGATGGGTTTCTTAGTACGCGAACCACCTTGAGGTCTCCCCCATCCACCATCAACATGGAGGTTCTAGCGCCACCGGGAACGACCGCCAGTGCGCAAGCATACGGTCTTACTTCAGGGGCCGCCGCCATTCGGGCAGTCGAGCAGTACTTCAATCAAACGTACGATCTTCCGAAGCTCGACCAGCTTGCCGTGCCGGCCCTGTACTTTGGCGCAATGGAAAACTGGGGCTTAGTCATCTACGCCGAGCCGTACCTTCTGTACGACGAAGCGACCGGTACGAACCGCGATAAGGAGAATGTCATCGCCACCATCGTGCACGAGTTTGTGCATCAGCTTTTGGGCAACCTGCTCACACCGCACTGGTGGTCCGATCTGTTCCTGAGCGAGGGATTCGCCACGCTTTATGAGTACTATCTTACCAGCGAG CTCGAGCCAAGCATTCGATTTAGGGAAACTTTTACCATCGAGGCGCTTCAAACGGCCTTGCTGGTGGACAGTAACATCAACATTAGGCCAATTTCGTACGAGGTGGATACACGGCGTGATGTCGAGCGTATGTTTGATATCATTTCGTACCAAAAGGCGGGCAGTGTTCTTCGCATGTTCCATCACGCACTCGGCGAAAGAACGTTCCAGAAGGGCATGCGAAGATACATAAACACAAA CAAAGACAAATCTGTTACGCCGGATGATCTATTCGCAAGCCTCCAAAGTGCCGCCCAGGAAGATGCTGTGCTTCCGGTGTCATATGACGTCGCAAGCCTCATGCGTCCCTGGATCTACCAGTCCGGCTATCCCCTGGTCACGGTAGAACTGCACGGTGACGAGCTTGTCTTCCGGCAAGAGCACTATCTTAACGCCGATATAACTACTTCCTCCGACCGTACGTGGTGGATTCCTATCGCCTACGACCTGTTGACGGCGGGCACCACTCAGCGAAAACAATTGTGGATACCACAAGGCACTTCCCAGGTTACGTGGCCGGAACCAGCTGTCACTGAGAATACGCTAATTCTATTGAATCCACACCAGATCGCCTACTATCGGGTGAACTACGATGTGAATCTCTGGGAGCGTTTGATACGGCATCTTATTTCGGATCCAACGAGCATTCCACCGGCTTCCCGGGGCCAACTGCTCGACGATTGCTTCAAGCTTTTCCAAACAGAGCGTAACGATGCCACGATACTGTTCAGCTTGCTACAGTACATAGGTCAGGAAGTCGACGCCATACCGTGGACCGTGGCACTGGCTGCAGACAATCTGGGAGTTTTACAAGGCGCACTAATCCCTGATCGTTCTGCGTACGAAGCATTTGCG ACCTTCGTTGCAGCACAAATTACGAATGTCTTCAACCTGGTGCGCTTCGACGCAGGGCCCGATGATGCACACGAACTTCAACAACTACGTAGTACCGTGATCGAGTGGAGTTGCCGCATGGGACTAGCTGCTTGTCGCACGGTAGCCCTATCCAGGATGCTGGATGACTTTACCGGTGCCGTTTCTATACCGGCCTATCTGAAGAGAAGTGTATACTGTGGTGGCGCTACGATCGCCAGTCTAGAGCAACTCGAGGCCCTATGGCTGCGATTAGAGACGGTCACCGATTATCGGGAGCGAGCGTTCATCATCGACACGCTGGCCTGTGCAGAGGATGCTACATTTCTGGACGCGTTGCTCTTGTCCATCCTGGAACGGCCGACGATGTATCTCTCTGGGGAATGGGAGATGGTTTTAACGGCTGTATACCAGCAGTCGGCCATCGGCTATGATGCGGTCGATCACTGGTTGTCTCGCAATTTCCTCGATATATTACAAAG CATTGCAAGCGAACCAGCGTTTTTGGATATCCTTGCCGATATCGAGCGACGAGCGGATAATATTGGCCGATACTATGAG TTGATCCAACTTCTGAAACT TCTTCAGCTAGAAACCTATATTGACCGGGGCATTTTCGAGTACACCGGAACGTTACAGATTGAAATCAAAGTAGTCAAACCAACTGATCAGATTGTGCTGCACAGTGTGCGCAGTGTGATCAAAAGTCTGAAGTTACTTAATAGTGTACAAAATCAAATACCGATCAAAGGATACGTGTTCGACAAGGAGAAGGAGTTTCTGGTAATTAATGTGGGAGAGGTGGTACAACCGACCAGCGGAACCTACATGCTTGACATCGCGTTCACCAACACTATCGACCGATACGATCGAGCAGGGTTTTACCGTTCATCTTATGTCAGCGCTAATGGTACTACACG CCACCTAGGGTTGACGCAGTTCGAACCCATTGATGCAAGAACTGCATTCCCGTGCTACGATGAACCAGGAATAAAAGCAACCTTCGAAATCGTCGTCACGTGCGGCCTGGAGTATCACGTGCGCTCGAACACACCGGGCAAGTCAACGGTTGATGGCGACCGTAAGATATTTAAGTTCGAAAAAACTCCCCCTATGCAGACTTACCTGGTTGCCTGGCTCGTATCCGATTTCGTGGGTGAAGAAGCAACATTACCACAAACAATGCTAACGGTAGCGACCTGGGCTAAGCCTCAGTCGGCAAACCTTCTTACGTTCTCTGTCAATGCTTCGAAGCGGTTTATCCCTGTAATGGAGCGCTACTTCAACGAGCGGTATTCTCTGTCCAAAATCGACAATGTTGCCATCCCGGACAGTGACTACGCAAATGGGGCCATGGAAAACTGGGGCCTAGTAACCTACAGGGAATCAATGGTTCTCTTTGATCCACTAAAGCATGGGTTTAGCCGGCAGGTAGTCGTGGTGGAGACAATTGCTCATGAGTACATACATCAGTTCTTTGGCAACCTGCTGGCACCGAAATGGTGGAGCTTCTTGTGGTTGAATGAAGGCTTAGCTCGCTTTTATGAATGTTACATAGGATCTTTG AGCCATCCAGACCTCATCCATCGAGAACTATTTGTTGCGGACACCATGCAAAAAGCCTTCAACGTAGACAAATGGCCAAATGTTATTCCGATGACACATTACGATGAAACGCGCCACGGAATTAAGCATCGCTTTAATAATGTTGTTTATGACAAAGCGGCCAGCGTTCTGCGCATGATGCACTACGCCCTCGGAGAGCGTACCTTCCAGAAGGGATTACGCTACTATTTGCAGCAAAA CAAGCCCCGCGGGGTTGTTGAAGAGTCTAATCTTTTCGATAGTCTAGATCAAGCCGCTAAAGAAGACAAAGCACTGCCAGCGAACCTGTCCATGCATGAAATTTTCGGTTCCTGGTCTAATCAGGCCGGCGTTCCGATTGTGTCGGTACGACGTAATCGAAGTGAGTTCTACTTCACACAGACGCGCTACTATGCTGAACCTCAGGAGGATCCCCTTAATAGCTCCTGGTGGATTCCGATCTCCTTCTCGACGCAATCCAACACGGCGTACGAGAAGTTGCCCGCATTCTGGATGCCACCGCACATCTCGGAGGTTTCGTACAGTATTCCACTTGCTGAGGGAGAAACGGTGACATTCAATCCTCACTCGACCGGTTACTACCGCATCTCATACGAAGAACCACTGCTGGACGAGCTCATCCAGCGTTTGACTACCGATCATGGTTCAATACAACCGGCAGCTCGTGCTCGCCTGATCGACGACACGTTGAACATCGCATATCGTGATGGAGGAGACTATAGTGCGGCCCTGAAGCTGATGAGCTATCTCCGCGACGAAACCGACTACGTCCCATGGGTGGTGGCGTACGAGAACCTGCGGTATCTTAAGACAATGCTGCGCGGCGATGCAAAGGCTTCGGAGATGCTGCAGACTTTCACCGAACAACTGGCTGCACCACTGCTCGAAAAGTACAGCTTTGCCAAACGATCACACGAGTCGGCCAACGATGAAGAGCTCAGATCGATTGCGATCGAGCTGGCTTGCAGTGCTAGCGAATCCTGCAAGAGCGCCGAAAACTTTTACAACGCCAACGATCGTGCCTTGGTGTGCAGTGGACTCCGCTTGGCCAGAGCCGACGAACGAAACGAGATTGCAGAAAAAATGTCTCGTGGTATGGAAAGCCAGTCAAATGATCTTTCGGCGAGAACATACATCGAGGAAGTTGTAGACTGCACGGGACATAATGTTCAGGGTGTCCAATACCTTTTTGAACTTGAAGAATCTGTGCGTAGCAAAAGTTTGTATCATTTGATCGTGGGAATGAAAGTTACTCCTAGCAGTGTCATACACACACTCCACGCGGAAATCTCTCAGCGGCAGAG TGACTTCAAACCTGCTACGATCGCCCAATTCCTACTGGAGCTATCCCATTACGTAACGGACCCGTCTGAAATTGATCTATTCCGCTCTGCTGTATCAAACACAGCCCCATCCGTTGTCTCGGCGATCGATTACAAGCTGCAAGCCAACCGCAAATGGATTGACAGGAACGTGAAACCCTTAACCGCTGCATTAAGTCAAATCTTGGCCCAGTGA
- the LOC131265964 gene encoding aminopeptidase N-like, whose amino-acid sequence MVRTLSVVSIGLCWLLLAGAERPPFRNVGINGDDELLGQPVDLDAASEVITGVAPVQAVDETYRLPKTSVPLHYDLHLRTDIHRNERTFTGSVAIKLQVLETTDKLVLHNRGLSILTAKVSSLPNGVEGAPTLIGDATFSLDTRVEHLTFTSPTILQTGFYLLEVTFEGRLTTNDDGFYVSSYVNDAGERRYLATTQFESTSARMAFPCYDEPALKATFTVSITHSRTYFAISNMPVATTTDVETDMRTTQFNPTPAMSSYLLAFVVSDFLYRQSGTQRVYARPNVFNEIPFALEAGVKILKALDDYLGIEYASVMPKMDQIAVPDFAAGAMENWGLVTYREQLLLFNPAVSTYRTKTGIATTIAHEYAHQWFGDLVSPEWWEYIWLNEGFATLYEYYATDLAYPGEEYWELFNTQVIQAAMVPDGQASTRPMNWNAATPGEISALFDRVAYPKSGSVLNMMRVVLGDDNWRAGLKIYLEARALKEANDEQLYSGLQDAIEGKNVLPAGVTVAQIMRTWTTEAGYPVLNVRRSYDTGDVIISQERFYSDRKVPNENIWMIPYNMVNQARADFNEFDDFQWLASKAARIQTTVPATEWIIFNKQQVGYYRVNYDERNWELITNALIANWASVHRLNRAQLIDDAYWLARSGRLDMRITLRLLTYLRNEQEYAPWTAANVVLSYFNSRLRGTAQYHDFLQFVDALIENVYSTLTIDAVAADETLLHKYLKQTISTWACTIGYTDCLTRTGALLNREALGTGPAVPADISTVTYCYGMRNADEAVYQYMYRKMMNSKNLAERTALIDSLGCSSNKEYLQAFLLTALGNGNEINYSLTERRRVVQAVYSGSRVGVDALIEFLMEGTYTNDFVSQLGSSTLTSALSGIASRSNNVEELNKLNTLITALGDRVTAQTATNLRNSVQTNIAWTEGFEGLMLTSFLTEFLVELETTTTEAPTTTTTAATTTVVTTTAPGVTTTTAAPGVTTTTTVPEVTTTVAPATTVTTTVAPVTTVTTTTVETTTEDDDDGGAATISVSLAALLVVVTVQLLG is encoded by the exons ATGGTGCGTACGTTGAGCGTAGTTTCGATAGGCTTGTGctggctgctgctggccgGAGCCGAGCGGCCTCCATTCAGGAACGTTGGAATAAATGGGGACGATGAGCTGCTAGGGCAGCCGGTGGATCTAGACGCGGCCAGTGAAGTGATCACCGGTGTGGCCCCGGTTCAGGCTGTGGACGAAACCTACCGCCTACCGAAGACCTCAGTCCCGCTGCACTATGACTTGCATCTGCGCACGGACATTCACCGCAACGAGCGAACGTTCACGGGATCCGTCGCTATCAAGCTGCAGGTGTTGGAGACTACCGATAAGCTGGTGTTGCACAACCGCGGCCTTAGCATCTTGACGGCCAAGGTTTCGTCCCTACCGAACGGTGTCGAAGGAGCGCCCACGCTGATCGGAGACGCCACCTTCAGCCTGGATACGCGTGTGGAACATCTGACGTTTACCAGCCCGACTATCCTGCAGACCGGGTTCTATCTGCTGGAGGTTACGTTCGAGGGACGCCTAACCACCAACGATGACGGGTTCTATGTGTCATCGTACGTGAACGACGCTGGTGAGCGCAG ATATCTGGCGACTACACAGTTCGAGTCGACCAGTGCCCGCATGGCGTTCCCGTGCTACGACGAACCGGCACTAAAGGCCACATTCACCGTGTCGATCACCCACTCCCGGACTTACTTCGCCATCTCGAACATGCCGGTCGCTACCACCACCGACGTAGAGACGGATATGCGAACCACCCAGTTCAATCCGACGCCCGCCATGTCCAGCTACCTGCTGGCATTCGTTGTGTCCGACTTCCTGTACCGCCAGTCCGGAACGCAGCGCGTCTACGCTCGTCCGAATGTATTCAACGAGATCCCCTTCGCCCTGGAGGCGGGTGTCAAAATCCTGAAAGCTCTGGACGACTACCTTGGCATCGAGTACGCCAGCGTTATGCCGAAGATGGACCAAATCGCCGTGCCCGACTTTGCGGCAGGTGCCATGGAGAACTGGGGCTTGGTGACGTACAG AGAACAATTATTATTGTTCAACCCAGCCGTGAGCACTTATCGCACCAAAACCGGCATCGCGACCACCATTGCGCACGAGTATGCGCACCAGTGGTTCGGCGACTTGGTCAGTCCTGAATGGTGGGAGTACATCTGGTTGAATGAAGGCTTTGCCACGCTGTACGAGTACTATGCGACGGATCTCGCCTACCCGGGTGAGGAGTACTGGGAGCTGTTCAACACGCAGGTCATTCAGGCCGCCATGGTCCCCGACGGTCAGGCATCTACCCGACCGATGAACTGGAATGCGGCGACTCCGGGCGAAATTTCGGCCCTGTTTGATCGCGTTGCCTACCCGAAGT CGGGAAGCGTACTGAACATGATGCGTGTCGTTTTGGGTGATGACAACTGGCGGGCCGGTTTGAAGATCTACCTCGAAGCCCGTGCGTTAAAGGAAGCGAATGATGAACAGCTATACAGTGGTCTGCAGGATGCCATCGAAGGCAAGAATGTACTGCCCGCTGGAGTGACTGTGGCGCAGATCATGCGTACCTGGACGACGGAGGCCGGCTATCCGGTGCTGAACGTGCGCCGATCGTACGATACGGGCGATGTCATTATCTCGCAGGAGCGTTTCTACTCCGACCGCAAGGTGCCGAACGAGAACATCTGGATGATCCCGTACAACATGGTGAACCAGGCTCGGGCAGACTTTAACGAGTTCGATGACTTCCAGTGGTTGGCCAGTAAGGCCGCCCGTATCCAGACGACCGTGCCCGCGACCGAGTGGATCATTTTCAACAAGCAACAGGTTGGCTACTACCGGGTGAACTATGACGAACGTAACTGGGAGTTGATCACCAACGCGCTGATCGCGAACTGGGCCAGCGTGCACCGACTGAACAGGGCGCAGCTGATCGATGACGCGTATTGGCTCGCTCGGTCCGGTCGGCTCGATATGCGCATCACCCTGCGCCTGTTGACCTACCTGCGGAACGAGCAAGAGTACGCCCCGTGGACGGCAGCCAATGTGGTGTTGTCGTACTTCAACAGCCGCCTGCGAGGCACGGCCCAATACCACGATTTCTTGCAGTTCGTGGATGCGCTGATCGAGAACGTCTATAGTACGCTAACGATCGACGCTGTCGCAGCCGACGAAACACTACTGCACAAGTATCTCAAGCAGACGATCTCCACCTGGGCGTGCACGATCGGCTACACTGACTGTCTGACACGGACCGGTGCGCTCCTTAACAGGGAAGCACTTGGTACAGGACCGGCAGTCCCGGCGGACATTTCAACCGTCACGTACTGCTACGGTATGCGCAATGCCGACGAAGCCGTGTACCAGTACATGTACCGCAAGATGATGAACTCGAAGAACTTGGCCGAGCGTACGGCACTGATCGACTCGTTGGGTTGCTCCTCCAACAAGGAATACCTACAGGCGTTCCTCCTGACCGCTCTGGGTAATGGCAACGAGATTAACTATAGCCTCACGGAACGTCGCCGTGTCGTGCAGGCCGTCTACTCGGGAAGCCGTGTCGGCGTAGACGCATTGATCGAGTTCCTCATGGAGGGCACGTACACCAACGATTTTGTCAGCCAGCTTGGTTCGTCAACGCTCACCTCGGCACTGTCCGGCATCGCGTCCCGTTCCAACAATGTAGAGGAACTGAACAAG CTCAACACGCTTATCACGGCACTCGGTGACAGGGTTACCGCACAGACGGCGACCAACCTGCGCAACTCGGTTCAAACTAACATCGCCTGGACGGAAGGATTCGAGGGTCTGATGTTGACCAGCTTCTTGACCGAGTTCCTGGTCGAGTTGGAGACCACCACGACGGAGGCTCCCACGACCACTACGACAGCTGCTACGACAACAGTAGTTACGACGACCGCTCCGGGGGTGACCACGACGACCGCTGCTCCGGGGGTGACCACGACGACCACCGTTCCAGAAGTGACCACTACCGTCGCACCAGCTACAACCGTGACCACTACCGTCGCGCCAGTCACAACCGTGACCACTACGACGGTAGAGACGACGACCGAGGACGATGATGACGGTGGTGCTGCTACAATCAGTGTCTCATTGGCCGCGCTCCTGGTTGTGGTCACAGTACAGCTACTAGGATAA
- the LOC131265969 gene encoding protein A16-like → MFIKNGSVLAVVLMLACIGLALAINVVREEQAVHVKETVSNAAPQARFLEPANYGVRKKKFTIGTGGIGTFFRAWRNCIDEDKSLATTDSEEEQRAIERLVGKCYGKFFDNSEYWIAATNIGSPVPELTWITTDLIVKTAPSYFEQIEATCISVDPDGVWKNNDCYNTSIVLPYLCEEYF, encoded by the exons ATGTTCATCAAGAATGGAAGTGTTCTGGCGGTAGTCCTGATGCTGGCGTGCATCGGTTTAGCGCTAGCGATAAACGTTGTCCGGGAGGAACAGGCGGTACATGTaaaggaaactgtttcgaatg CGGCACCGCAGGCTCGCTTCCTGGAGCCGGCCAACTATGGCGTGCGCAAGAAGAAGTTCACCATCGGTACCGGCGGCATCGGGACATTCTTCCGCGCCTGGCGCAACTGCATCGACGAGGACAAATCGCTGGCAACTACCGATTCGGAGGAAGAACAACGAGCGATCGAACGGTTGGTCGGTAAGTGCTATGGCAAATTTTTTGACA ACTCCGAGTACTGGATTGCAGCGACGAATATTGGTTCACCGGTTCCTGAGCTCACTTGGATCACAACAGATTTGATCGTAAAGACAGCACCCAGCTACTTCGAACAAATCGAAGCCACGTGTATTAGCGTTGATCCCGACGGTGTGTGGAAGAACAATGATTGCTACAACACATCGATAGTGCTGCCGTATCTGTGTGAGGAATACTTTTAA
- the LOC131265008 gene encoding protein A16-like, which translates to MRSLQVYVLPIVGMLAVCSLVASVPSSSSDKKAYAPEAADTAHRSFPVNQLPPLTYSSKNYTAYLEVANFFQAWQLCRDKGQRLATVENYQDHKAVREAILPVAGFEAAFWIAGTNVGAKPAETGTYYWITNDRPVGYLSGFENWLTGETITDPDQCIALYLGSAMWIAGTCDSDAFFVCEESQDV; encoded by the exons ATGAGATCTCTTCAGGTTTACGTACTTCCGATCGTGGGAATGCTCGCCGTTTGCTCCCTGGTGGCCAGTGTCCCATCGAGTAGTAGCGACAAAAAGGCTTACGCTCCGGAAGCTGCAGACACTG CTCACCGATCTTTTCCCGTCAATCAGTTGCCGCCGTTGACGTACAGCAGCAAGAACTACACGGCCTACCTGGAAGTGGCAAACTTTTTCCAAGCCTGGCAGCTGTGCAGAGATAAGGGCCAGCGTTTGGCCACGGTCGAAAACTACCAAGACCATAAAGCCGTCCGTGAGGCAATTT TGCCGGTTGCTGGGTTCGAGGCAGCGTTCTGGATCGCCGGTACCAATGTTGGGGCGAAGCCGGCCGAAACCGGCACGTACTACTGGATCACCAACGACCGTCCGGTCGGCTATCTGAGTGGATTCGAGAACTGGCTCACTGGTGAAACAATTACCGATCCGGACCAATGTATTGCGCTCTACCTTGGCAGTGCCATGTGGATTGCTGGAACGTGCGATTCGGATGCTTTCTTCGTATGCGAGGAATCGCAGGACGTCTGA